A DNA window from uncultured Methanoregula sp. contains the following coding sequences:
- a CDS encoding cystathionine gamma-synthase family protein, whose protein sequence is MTKPQNHCFTTEIVHADRLGGAEHGAIHQPVHTSVQYGFDKVEDLIAVFQGTAKGGFNYARQGTPTTAALEAKLTQMEQGQGCIVFSTGMAGICAIFLTLLKAGDHLVASKFVFGNTNSVFGTLADLGVDVTTVDATDAAQVAAAVRPNTRMVFVETIANPGTQIPDLEGIGALCRQRGLLYVVDNTVASPYLFRPGSVGAGLVVHSLTKSIGGHGDALGGAVIDTGVFDWSAYPNIFPAYRKGLAKGWGLQQLRKKGLRDMGGTLSSHAAHQIALGAETLALRMERTSATALTLARWLEQHPAVARVFYPLLESHPQHAQARKHLKAGSWLLSFELRNPEQCLPLCNRLQLPIKATGLADTRTLIIPVAHTIFWEAGPEVRANMGIGDSMIRLSVGLEDVQDLLADFEQALAAA, encoded by the coding sequence ATGACGAAACCGCAGAACCATTGTTTCACCACCGAGATCGTGCATGCCGACCGCCTGGGCGGCGCCGAGCACGGCGCCATCCACCAGCCCGTCCACACCTCGGTGCAGTATGGATTCGACAAAGTCGAAGACCTGATCGCCGTGTTCCAGGGAACCGCCAAGGGCGGCTTCAACTACGCCCGCCAGGGGACACCCACCACGGCGGCCCTGGAAGCCAAGCTCACGCAGATGGAGCAAGGGCAAGGCTGCATCGTCTTCTCGACCGGCATGGCGGGCATCTGCGCCATCTTCCTCACTCTGCTCAAGGCGGGTGACCATTTGGTGGCCAGCAAGTTTGTCTTTGGCAACACCAACAGCGTGTTCGGCACCCTGGCGGATCTGGGGGTGGATGTCACGACCGTGGACGCGACGGATGCCGCACAGGTGGCTGCCGCCGTGCGCCCGAACACGCGCATGGTTTTTGTCGAGACCATCGCCAACCCCGGCACACAGATTCCCGACCTGGAGGGCATCGGCGCGTTGTGCCGGCAGCGCGGTCTGCTCTACGTGGTGGACAACACCGTGGCTTCACCCTACCTGTTTCGCCCCGGTTCGGTGGGCGCGGGCCTGGTGGTCCATTCACTGACCAAGAGCATCGGCGGACACGGCGATGCCTTGGGAGGGGCTGTGATCGACACCGGGGTTTTCGACTGGAGCGCGTACCCGAATATCTTCCCGGCATACCGCAAGGGGCTGGCCAAGGGCTGGGGCCTGCAGCAACTGCGCAAGAAGGGCCTGCGCGACATGGGCGGCACCCTGTCTTCGCATGCGGCGCACCAGATTGCCCTCGGTGCCGAGACATTGGCGCTGCGCATGGAACGCACCAGCGCTACCGCGCTGACGCTGGCGCGGTGGCTCGAGCAGCATCCCGCTGTGGCGCGGGTGTTCTACCCCCTGCTCGAGTCCCATCCGCAGCATGCGCAGGCCCGGAAGCACCTCAAGGCGGGCTCGTGGCTGCTGTCTTTCGAACTGCGCAATCCCGAGCAGTGCCTGCCCTTGTGCAATCGCCTTCAGTTGCCCATCAAGGCGACGGGCCTGGCCGATACGCGCACACTCATCATCCCGGTGGCCCACACCATCTTCTGGGAGGCAGGCCCCGAGGTGCGGGCCAACATGGGCATCGGTGACAGCATGATTCGATTGTCCGTGGGGTTGGAGGACGTGCAGGACCTGCTGGCCGACTTCGAGCAAGCGCTGGCGGCGGCCTGA
- the sbcB gene encoding exodeoxyribonuclease I, with the protein MPPHTFLWHDYETFGANTRRDRPAQFAAIRTDAELREVGEPLMLYCQPANDYLPDPQSCLITGITPQLCLEKGVPEHEFANRIEAEFAQPGTIGVGYNTIRFDDEITRFMFWRNLIDPYAREWQNQCGRWDLLDVVRMTYALRPDGIHWPRKEDGSPSFKLEHLSKANGLVHEAAHDALSDVRATIALARLIRQHNPRLFDFALSLHKKDRVAAELRLPATALTARPFLHVSGMFPAERGCLAVMWPLASHPTNKNEVIAWDLAHDPRELAALGTEEIRLRMFSRATDLPEGVTRLPIKTVHLNKSPMVVGNVNTLTPALAQRWGIDLVQAAQHAEVARSLPDMSGIWPAVFARPAEPAADVDQDLYGGFVGNSDRRRLNDLRVMDGPRLAAARTGFDDPRLEELVWRYRARNFPATLSPEEAERWETHRAACLFDGQGGARTVDQLFTEIDQISETADDERTQEILGALYDYAEHIAPER; encoded by the coding sequence ATGCCTCCCCACACCTTTCTCTGGCACGACTACGAAACCTTCGGCGCCAATACGCGGCGCGATCGGCCCGCGCAATTCGCCGCCATCCGCACCGACGCCGAACTGCGCGAGGTGGGGGAACCGCTGATGCTGTACTGCCAGCCGGCCAACGATTACCTGCCGGACCCACAGTCGTGTCTCATCACGGGCATTACGCCTCAGCTCTGTCTCGAAAAAGGCGTGCCGGAGCATGAATTCGCCAACCGCATCGAGGCTGAGTTCGCGCAACCCGGCACCATCGGTGTGGGGTACAACACCATCCGTTTCGATGACGAGATCACGCGCTTCATGTTCTGGCGCAACCTCATCGACCCGTATGCACGCGAATGGCAGAACCAATGCGGCCGCTGGGACTTGCTCGACGTGGTGCGCATGACCTATGCGCTGCGGCCCGACGGCATCCACTGGCCGCGCAAGGAAGACGGCTCCCCCAGCTTCAAGCTGGAGCACCTCTCGAAGGCCAACGGCCTCGTGCATGAGGCGGCCCACGACGCGCTGTCGGACGTGCGCGCCACCATCGCGTTGGCGCGGCTGATCCGCCAGCACAATCCCCGGTTGTTTGACTTTGCGTTGTCGCTTCACAAGAAGGACAGGGTGGCCGCCGAGCTGCGTCTGCCGGCCACGGCGCTCACGGCGCGGCCGTTCCTGCACGTGTCGGGTATGTTTCCGGCCGAGCGTGGCTGCCTGGCGGTGATGTGGCCGCTGGCCAGCCACCCCACCAACAAGAACGAGGTGATTGCCTGGGACCTCGCCCACGATCCCCGTGAATTGGCCGCACTGGGCACCGAAGAGATCCGCCTGCGCATGTTCTCCCGGGCGACCGACTTGCCTGAAGGTGTTACCCGGCTGCCCATCAAAACGGTGCACCTCAACAAGTCGCCCATGGTGGTGGGCAACGTGAACACGCTCACGCCTGCGCTGGCCCAGCGGTGGGGTATTGATCTTGTCCAGGCCGCGCAGCATGCCGAGGTGGCGCGCAGTCTGCCCGACATGAGTGGCATCTGGCCTGCCGTGTTCGCGCGCCCGGCAGAGCCCGCCGCCGATGTCGACCAGGACCTGTATGGGGGCTTTGTAGGCAACAGCGACCGGCGCCGTCTGAACGATTTGCGCGTGATGGATGGCCCAAGGCTTGCCGCTGCGCGCACGGGCTTTGACGATCCGCGCCTGGAAGAGCTGGTGTGGCGCTACCGTGCCCGCAACTTTCCGGCCACGCTCTCGCCCGAAGAAGCCGAGCGGTGGGAGACTCATCGCGCCGCATGTCTGTTTGACGGGCAGGGCGGGGCGCGCACGGTGGACCAGTTGTTCACCGAGATCGACCAGATTTCCGAAACCGCGGACGACGAACGCACCCAGGAGATCCTGGGTGCCTTGTACGATTACGCTGAGCACATTGCACCCGAACGGTAG
- a CDS encoding EAL domain-containing protein: MLLLASWAYFSSAPTAPVKDFLTAHQILESLSIAVSVLVFAVGWHACRLNPQRNVLILACGFLGVALLDFSHMLSYAGMPDYFSPNSVSKGIWFWLPARYVAVLTLLLAVVLPWNAPDTNEMGLALRLQPVALVLALIGAIHAVVLHYPHMLPDVFVPATGLTGFKIGAEYGLIALHVLVFSLLLRQMRQPTIFNAPPLLAAVGTMGLGEFFFTLYVDAADHFNLLGHVYKLLGYLFLYRSIIQGTIEAPYRALARSEKSLKAVLDSVPDLMFEMTRSGRYLRVHTRVPGLRARVPEQMAGRTIDEVLPPDAAGVVRTALAQAEATGHTQGQQFALDMTDGRHWFELSVARIQDPGFADPRFVVLSRDVTQRMQDLDALRKLRHAVEQTPHSIIITNLRGQIEYVNPSFTTVTGYGFEEVIGRNPRMLGAGKTSAEVVAQMWERLQGGLAWKGELLNRHKTGREVWESVSISPMRDEQGTITHYISVQEDISERKSNEERIRRLANFDALTGLPNRAMFSARFSQALGLSQRSEGSLALLYLDLDRFKNVNDSLGYAVGDGVLIDVAHRLKALLRDEDTVSRYGGDEFLVVLPLTTAQGAAHFAERLHGELSKACQVESHALLVTFSVGIAMYPGDGRDMEALTHHAEVAMYKAKEMGRDHYCFFSADMQAQSSRLLRIENGLRTAVAQGEMSLHFQPQWRVHDGRMVGVEALLRWTHPELGVVGPAEFIPVAESSGQIISIGLWVLDTALACLRRWRDEGHTDLTVAVNLSLAQFRHPDLVEVVQKALQRAGVPAQVLELELTESIAMHEPEKAIACVRALADLGVQLSLDDFGTGYSSFSYLQRLRLHRLKIDQSFVRNLDTARGTSIVRAIVEMSRSLGLATIAEGVETPHQLEALAGLSCDMVQGYHLSRPLPVPALETLLEQRASVFDAQA; encoded by the coding sequence TTGCTCCTGCTGGCATCGTGGGCCTATTTTTCCAGCGCACCCACAGCCCCGGTGAAGGATTTCCTCACCGCCCACCAGATTCTCGAGAGCCTCTCGATCGCCGTGTCGGTACTGGTGTTTGCCGTCGGGTGGCACGCCTGTCGCCTCAACCCCCAGCGCAACGTATTGATACTCGCCTGTGGATTCCTCGGTGTCGCGCTGCTCGATTTCTCGCACATGCTGTCGTATGCGGGGATGCCTGACTATTTCTCGCCCAATTCGGTTTCCAAGGGCATATGGTTCTGGCTTCCCGCGCGGTATGTTGCTGTGCTGACGCTGCTGCTGGCGGTGGTGTTGCCCTGGAATGCACCTGACACCAATGAAATGGGCCTCGCACTGCGTTTGCAGCCCGTTGCCTTGGTGCTTGCGCTGATTGGTGCCATCCATGCCGTGGTGCTGCATTACCCGCACATGCTGCCGGACGTGTTTGTGCCCGCCACGGGCCTGACCGGCTTCAAGATAGGCGCCGAATACGGCCTGATCGCTCTGCACGTGCTGGTTTTCAGCCTGCTTTTGCGGCAGATGCGGCAGCCTACGATCTTCAACGCCCCGCCCCTGCTGGCGGCCGTCGGCACCATGGGGTTGGGAGAGTTTTTCTTCACTCTGTACGTGGACGCGGCAGACCATTTCAACCTGCTGGGCCACGTGTACAAGCTGCTCGGCTACCTGTTTCTATACCGTTCGATCATCCAGGGCACCATCGAGGCGCCTTATCGGGCCTTGGCGCGGTCTGAAAAGAGCCTCAAGGCGGTGCTTGATTCTGTTCCCGACCTGATGTTCGAGATGACGCGCAGTGGTCGCTATCTGCGCGTTCACACCCGGGTGCCGGGGTTGAGGGCGCGCGTACCCGAGCAGATGGCAGGGCGCACGATCGACGAGGTATTGCCGCCCGATGCTGCCGGTGTGGTGCGCACGGCACTGGCGCAGGCCGAAGCAACGGGCCATACGCAAGGGCAGCAGTTCGCGCTCGACATGACCGATGGCAGGCACTGGTTCGAGCTGTCGGTGGCCCGCATTCAGGATCCGGGGTTTGCTGATCCACGCTTCGTCGTGCTCTCGCGCGACGTGACGCAACGCATGCAGGACCTGGATGCGTTGCGCAAGCTGCGTCACGCGGTCGAGCAGACGCCGCATTCCATCATCATCACCAACCTGCGCGGCCAGATCGAATATGTGAACCCCTCGTTCACGACGGTGACCGGCTATGGCTTCGAGGAAGTGATCGGGCGCAACCCGCGCATGCTGGGCGCGGGCAAGACTTCGGCGGAGGTCGTGGCGCAGATGTGGGAGCGCCTGCAAGGCGGGCTTGCCTGGAAGGGCGAACTACTCAACCGCCACAAGACGGGCCGCGAAGTCTGGGAGTCTGTGTCGATTTCGCCCATGCGGGATGAGCAGGGAACGATCACGCACTACATCTCAGTGCAAGAAGACATTTCTGAGCGCAAGAGCAACGAGGAGCGCATCCGCCGCCTGGCCAATTTCGACGCGCTTACCGGCCTGCCCAACCGCGCCATGTTCTCTGCGCGGTTCAGCCAGGCGCTGGGCCTTTCGCAGCGCAGCGAGGGTTCGCTGGCGCTTTTGTACCTCGATCTCGACCGGTTCAAGAACGTGAACGACTCGCTCGGGTACGCCGTGGGCGACGGCGTGCTGATCGACGTTGCCCACCGACTCAAGGCCCTGCTGCGGGATGAAGACACGGTGTCGCGCTACGGGGGTGATGAATTTCTGGTGGTGTTGCCGCTCACCACGGCCCAGGGTGCCGCCCATTTCGCAGAACGGCTGCACGGTGAGCTGAGCAAGGCCTGTCAGGTGGAAAGCCATGCGTTGCTGGTGACGTTTTCTGTGGGCATTGCGATGTACCCCGGCGACGGACGCGACATGGAAGCGCTGACCCACCATGCCGAGGTGGCCATGTACAAGGCCAAGGAAATGGGGCGGGACCACTACTGTTTCTTCTCGGCGGACATGCAGGCGCAGTCTTCGCGGTTGCTGCGCATCGAAAACGGCCTGCGCACAGCCGTCGCCCAGGGTGAGATGTCGTTGCATTTCCAGCCGCAGTGGCGTGTGCATGACGGGCGCATGGTGGGCGTTGAGGCCCTCTTGCGCTGGACCCACCCCGAGCTGGGCGTGGTCGGCCCGGCAGAGTTCATCCCCGTGGCGGAAAGCAGCGGCCAGATCATAAGCATTGGCCTGTGGGTGCTCGACACCGCGCTGGCCTGCCTGCGTCGCTGGCGGGACGAGGGCCACACCGATCTGACGGTGGCCGTGAACCTGTCGCTGGCGCAGTTTCGCCACCCCGATCTGGTGGAGGTGGTGCAGAAAGCGCTTCAACGCGCTGGCGTTCCTGCCCAGGTGCTTGAGCTCGAATTGACCGAAAGCATTGCCATGCACGAGCCGGAGAAGGCCATCGCCTGCGTGCGGGCCCTGGCCGATCTGGGCGTGCAGCTCTCGCTGGACGATTTCGGCACGGGGTACTCGTCCTTCAGCTATCTGCAGCGGCTGCGTTTGCACCGGCTCAAGATCGATCAATCGTTCGTGCGCAATCTGGACACGGCGCGCGGCACGTCCATCGTGCGCGCCATTGTGGAAATGTCCCGCAGCCTGGGGCTGGCGACCATTGCAGAGGGCGTTGAGACGCCCCATCAGCTGGAGGCGCTGGCAGGCTTGTCCTGCGACATGGTGCAAGGCTACCACCTGAGTCGCCCCTTGCCTGTGCCCGCGCTGGAGACGCTGCTCGAGCAGCGTGCGTCCGTCTTTGACGCGCAAGCGTGA
- the clpA gene encoding ATP-dependent Clp protease ATP-binding subunit ClpA, with protein sequence MIAQELEVSLHMAFVEARQQRHEFITVEHLLLALLDNPSAAEVLRACSANIDDLRSSLSNFIKDNTPQVAGSDEVDTQPTLGFQRVIQRAIMHVQSTGNGKKEVTGANVLVAIFGEKDSHAVYYLHQQGVTRLDVVNFIAHGIKKGEPPEPAKAENQAEGEEGGGGERNEKASPLEQFTQNLNQAAKDGKIDPLIGRNYEVERTIQILCRRRKNNPLLVGEAGVGKTAIAEGLAWRITQNDVPEILAEATVYSLDMGALLAGTKYRGDFEQRLKGVLKSLKDKPNAILFIDEIHTLIGAGAASGGTLDASNLLKPALSSGQLKCIGATTFTEYRGIFEKDAALSRRFQKVDVVEPTVAETIDILKGLKSRFEEHHSVKYAAAALQAAAELSAKYINDRHLPDKAIDVIDEAGAAQRIMVPSKRKKTIGKAEIEEIVAKIARIPPANVSNDDRGKLQTLERDLKSVVFGQDKALEVLASSVKMARSGLGKGDKPIGSFLFSGPTGVGKTEAAKQLAYIMGIELIRFDMSEYMERHAVSRLIGAPPGYVGFDQGGLLTEAITKKPHAVLLLDEIEKAHPDIFNVLLQVMDHGTLTDNNGRKADFRNVLIIMTTNAGAETMNKATIGFTNPRQAGDEMGDIKRLFTPEFRNRLDAIVNFKALDEQIILRVVDKFLLQLETQLAEKKVEVTFTDTLRKHLAKKGFDPLMGARPMQRLIQDTIRRALADELLFGRLTEGGRLTVDIDVKTDDKGVETSEVLLDIQPLPKKERSAKSEPAEPEEATAD encoded by the coding sequence ATGATTGCCCAGGAACTGGAAGTCAGCTTGCACATGGCCTTCGTCGAGGCCCGTCAGCAGCGCCACGAGTTCATCACCGTGGAGCATCTGTTGCTTGCATTGCTCGATAACCCCAGCGCAGCGGAGGTGCTGCGCGCATGTTCGGCGAATATCGATGATCTGCGTTCATCGCTGTCGAACTTCATCAAAGACAATACGCCCCAGGTCGCAGGATCTGACGAGGTGGATACGCAACCCACGCTGGGCTTCCAGCGTGTGATTCAGCGCGCGATCATGCACGTGCAGTCCACGGGCAACGGCAAGAAAGAAGTCACCGGCGCGAACGTGCTGGTGGCCATCTTCGGCGAAAAGGATTCTCATGCCGTGTACTACCTGCACCAGCAGGGCGTCACGCGCCTGGATGTGGTCAACTTCATTGCCCATGGCATCAAAAAAGGCGAGCCTCCAGAGCCTGCGAAGGCCGAGAACCAGGCCGAAGGCGAAGAAGGCGGTGGCGGCGAGCGTAACGAGAAGGCCTCGCCACTGGAGCAGTTCACCCAGAACCTGAACCAGGCGGCCAAGGACGGCAAGATTGATCCGCTGATCGGCCGCAACTATGAGGTCGAGCGCACGATCCAGATCCTGTGCCGCCGCCGCAAGAACAACCCCCTGCTGGTGGGCGAGGCCGGTGTGGGGAAAACCGCGATTGCCGAAGGCTTGGCTTGGCGCATCACGCAGAACGACGTACCGGAGATCCTGGCCGAGGCCACGGTGTATTCGCTCGACATGGGCGCGCTGCTGGCGGGCACCAAGTACCGGGGTGATTTCGAGCAGCGCCTCAAGGGTGTGCTCAAGTCCCTCAAGGACAAGCCCAACGCCATTCTGTTCATCGACGAAATCCACACCCTCATCGGTGCGGGCGCTGCGTCGGGTGGCACGCTGGACGCGTCCAATTTGCTCAAGCCGGCGCTTTCCAGCGGCCAGCTCAAGTGCATCGGTGCGACCACGTTCACCGAGTACCGAGGCATCTTCGAAAAAGACGCTGCGCTGTCGCGCCGGTTCCAGAAGGTGGACGTGGTTGAGCCCACCGTGGCCGAAACCATTGACATCCTCAAGGGCCTGAAGTCCCGCTTCGAAGAGCACCATAGCGTGAAGTACGCGGCAGCAGCCCTGCAGGCGGCCGCCGAACTGAGCGCCAAGTACATCAACGACCGCCATCTGCCTGACAAGGCCATCGACGTCATCGATGAAGCCGGTGCCGCCCAGCGCATCATGGTGCCAAGCAAGCGCAAGAAGACCATCGGCAAGGCCGAGATCGAAGAGATCGTGGCCAAGATTGCGCGCATTCCGCCTGCCAATGTGTCGAATGACGACCGCGGCAAGCTGCAGACGCTCGAGCGCGACCTCAAGAGCGTGGTGTTCGGCCAGGACAAGGCACTCGAAGTGCTCGCCAGCTCTGTGAAGATGGCGCGCTCGGGCCTGGGCAAGGGCGACAAGCCGATTGGCTCGTTCCTGTTCAGCGGCCCCACCGGCGTCGGCAAGACCGAGGCGGCCAAGCAGCTCGCCTACATCATGGGCATCGAGCTGATCCGCTTCGACATGTCGGAATACATGGAACGCCATGCCGTGAGCCGCCTGATCGGTGCACCCCCGGGCTATGTCGGCTTTGACCAGGGCGGCTTGCTGACCGAAGCCATCACCAAGAAGCCGCACGCGGTGCTGCTGCTCGACGAGATTGAGAAGGCGCACCCGGACATCTTCAACGTGCTGCTGCAGGTCATGGACCATGGCACGCTGACGGACAACAACGGTCGCAAGGCCGACTTCCGCAACGTGCTCATCATCATGACCACGAACGCGGGCGCCGAGACCATGAACAAGGCGACCATCGGCTTCACCAACCCACGGCAGGCGGGCGATGAGATGGGCGACATCAAGCGCCTGTTCACGCCCGAGTTCCGCAACCGGCTGGACGCCATCGTCAACTTCAAGGCGCTCGACGAGCAGATCATTCTGCGCGTGGTGGACAAGTTCCTGCTGCAGCTGGAGACCCAACTGGCCGAGAAGAAGGTGGAGGTCACCTTCACCGACACCCTGCGCAAGCACCTCGCCAAGAAGGGGTTTGATCCGTTGATGGGCGCGCGCCCGATGCAGCGCCTGATCCAGGACACCATCCGGCGCGCCCTGGCGGACGAGCTGTTGTTTGGTCGCTTGACTGAAGGTGGGCGTCTGACGGTCGACATCGACGTCAAGACCGACGACAAGGGTGTGGAAACCTCGGAGGTTCTGCTGGACATCCAGCCGCTACCGAAAAAGGAGCGTTCTGCGAAGTCCGAACCCGCCGAGCCCGAAGAGGCCACCGCAGACTGA
- the clpS gene encoding ATP-dependent Clp protease adapter ClpS: protein MERRGGLGYCDGDLRVARLRAGSFIRIEKAVRVTSCSGRPYALWIARMNFMATKPPSTPTAPPPVRPAQDDGGSVVLERRAQKARPPQMYQVVMLNDDYTPMEFVIVVLQEFFNKDRETATQIMLKIHLDGKGICGVYSRDVAATKVDQVLEAALKAGHPLQCVSEPVE from the coding sequence ATGGAGCGCCGGGGTGGGCTCGGGTACTGCGACGGTGATCTACGAGTAGCCCGGTTGCGGGCGGGGTCGTTCATTCGGATTGAAAAAGCGGTGCGTGTCACCAGTTGTTCAGGGCGGCCATACGCCTTGTGGATCGCTAGAATGAATTTCATGGCAACAAAACCACCCTCGACCCCCACTGCACCGCCACCCGTTCGGCCCGCTCAGGATGACGGCGGTTCTGTCGTGCTCGAGAGACGCGCGCAAAAGGCCCGACCGCCCCAGATGTACCAAGTCGTCATGCTCAATGACGACTACACGCCCATGGAGTTCGTCATCGTGGTGCTCCAGGAGTTTTTTAACAAGGATCGCGAGACGGCGACCCAGATCATGCTCAAGATCCACCTCGACGGCAAAGGCATCTGCGGGGTTTACTCCCGTGACGTGGCAGCCACCAAGGTGGATCAGGTGCTCGAGGCCGCCTTAAAGGCGGGTCACCCCCTTCAATGTGTGAGTGAGCCTGTTGAATAA